The nucleotide sequence CATAAATCATTAGGAAGTTTCATtggtacatacatacatacatacgtttTCCTTTTCGATAACATCGCGTCTGATTTGTAATGTCCAACTTGAATGCGTATGACCGGTCTAGGTAGCACGTAATTCATGATGTGACGATAGATCTATTGTTAGATCCGCTACCACCAACCAACCACAATATTTCATCATTCTTCCATATCTACCTCAATAAAGTTGAGTTCAAGAACTCTTGTAAAATACTAAAGTAGTAGAACATATATAATGTAAAATGTAACAAGAAATATCGATAAACATCGATAATCAACTCATTAAGTTAATTAGAAGTTAACGGCACATCATGTATATAATGTTCATTGATGTCTagtcttgtatcttcatgtaatcaatTGTGATATTTCAAGGACAAACACAATATTTACAAACATATACTCCTTATCATTTAATACTTTCATTTGATTCAAAAATTTAGTAAACAGAAATATCTATTATTTAAATTAAACATTTATATGAAATATGAATACATTACGCTTCCTTGATTGAGATTAAAGCATACGGAGTGGAAGAGAAATGCGTCGGTTATCGGGTTTCAGATTGTCGAGAACCACCGTTCTGCAACTCCCCTTTGTCGTGTTGGTGACTTGTGTGTATGTGGTGATTATGTGTGTTTGAAgaaagaaaaacatagaaaaatggGTAAAAATTGTTTATATTTGGCTTGGGTTTAAAGTTTGTGGAATTTTGATTGTTCAACATTTGAGCTAGAATTGCCCTTAGTTACGGTTTCTTTTGTCCATATTggtaatttcattattaatattgatataaaaatGATACCGTTTATTCATTTTTCAGTTTCTTTGTTCTCAAGAGAACACTTGATTAAAATCATTAACACTTCTCGTCTCCTAATAGTGTATGTATACTGTATACGGAAGTGAAGCCAGGATTTACGAATAAGGGAAGCAAATCGAGAAAATTAAATATCAATACAGATATCATATACTCCATATAGAACTGGATAGAAGAAtgaaaaaatttatatattattcacATTTAAGAAAGGCTAGTACTCACAATTAGAGGATGTTGACAATTAATTTGCAAGTTTTAATACATTATAATTTGCCTATTTAAGGAATGTCTCCGCCTCTGGCTGTATATAAATAATAGCATACTGAAcaaatttataaatttattataCAGCCAAATATCAATATTGTTTGATTTTAGGCTTGTTACATTATAGAGGTGGTAAACTTTGAAATGAAAAGAACAATACTATATATAGTTGGAGAACATATACTCCATTTGGAAAAATATATACCTTAAATAGAAATAAATAATAGAAACGTCGAAAGTTCAAATCCCCACATCATAAAAACTGATTAATTTATATAAACGACACGTCATCTACAAAGATTTATTAACTTTCAGTTCAAAGATGATGTAATGACATATACACCGATCATGCATGATCTGGAAAAATTTGATGGAGTGTAGAAACAACATAATGCATCTTTTTTATCTGATACCATAATCTACATTCCTATTGTAATTTGTTATTTATTTGTTAGTTAGTATAATGACAGAGCTTGAACTTATTTATTGAAAGGTGGAATCACTATATTATATAATTAGAGGTTAAACTTGCTCATTGGGGTCAAAATCATTGTTATATTCAGTTAAACTTCAAAATAAAATTATGAATATGAACATAAAAATTCTTAGAATTACAAACGTTTTTACTTTTAAAACAACTAAATCGGAGTCCGTATGAAAGATATATGAACAAAAATGGTGAAAGCTCGTTGAATCTGCAATGTATCACCGTTTCATCATATCTTCTTCATACGGACACCGATATAATTGATTCAAAAGCCCAGACGCTCATAACTCAAAGTGctacaaatattatttttatcggGAAAAAAGCCTGTTCTACCCTCACTAAGTTTCGTCCTTCACTCTGTATATAATAAATTAATCGTATTTCCTTCTACGTAAAGATACGTGTTGCGCAACTAAACTTGTTAAATTCATAACGAGTTAGAACAGATTGTTGGATCGTTAGTTCAGGTGTTAAAATATAATGTTTGTAATCTTAATATTGAATAATATTTGTGTTAGTTTATTTTATACTCGTGTTTGATGAATGAAATAGGTTTAAGTGAAGTGAACCTATATGGAATTTGTTGGAGCACATTGTGAAGTTATATAATGGTAATAAGAAGTTGTTGGAGCACACTGTTtgattatataattttataaagaACTGTGAGAAATTTTAATTTATAAAGACCTTTATACGTAAGTACattgaatcacccataaatgtTGATGTAAAGTAAGAattaacataaaatagtttgaaaaaactaatattttacctatataattaaatatatagtttcgtGTTCACATGTACATATTTGTTTGTGGTACATgtgaacatttcatataattaacaatttaacatttaatttatgctaataaacatatgtttgttaatgatatgagtattaattaacatttgcatgtaatttgttgcatttaaatgcataaaaactatgaaagTTAAAAGTTCTCGTAATTCTCACCATTTTTGTGAATCTCGTATATAAATTCACTAAATGAATGTTCCAATTCCCTTTTTCCctcaaaaatttatatatatatatatatatatatatatatatatatatatatatatatatatatatatatatatatatatatatataagggccaTGATTTGAAGGAAGTAAAAAATTTTGAGGGGAAAATGAAATTGGTAACATTCATTTAGTGAATATTATATGAAAATCAATGCAAGTATAAAAATAATAGAATAGAAAGTGAAATTTCACGCTTTGAATGTTAAACCACACTGATTAATTATTTTTTGTGAATTATAGCATTAATAACTAATAGATGAATATTATATTGAAAATCAATAACATTAATATGATGAATGTTATAGTACTGTATCATTTTAAAAAAACCGAATTTTTAAGGTAACTTTCATCTTGTGGTGATTAAATAGCTTTCAGTTATCTATTGAATATTATatcttttttttaacggcaaagaaagtatgtattatatatatcaacACGAAATAATTAAAATAATGTCACGCTTACAAAAACGGAACTACATCTAGGAAAACAAAACGACAAATATATAACCGAGATAGTAAGACTCCACAAGTGTGCAGGAAAACGCCGTAGTCCGTTCATTATCATTAAGGTCGAGATTGGACTTGAGAAGAATTAACTAAACAAGCTAGAGTGGGGACAGAACACAGTGTTGGCAATTCAACGACAAAGCCCCCTGATCCACCTCAAATTCTCTCGACCAAAACGACTACTCCAGGAGTGAGGCAAAAAACCTGCGTGGAGAACAATTAATTAACCTATCCCGAATCTCCTAGACGATAAAGCTAGCGAATCATAACCTCGTGGATTTGCAAGCCAGACATCCCATTCAATATTGGTACCTTTGATCCTATTAGAGAACCATTCGAAGCATTTAAGTTGGATGTCTTTAAATACCATTGCGCATGTCGGTTTTATCTTAGTGAAAGTGAAAGCATTCCTACTTTTCCAAATCATGTATCCCGTAACCCATTCCGTAGCTTGCCACAACAGTTTTCCCAAGTCGGAGGTGAAGTTATATCCATTTCCAAGAAAAGATTCATTTATACCCAAGTTTGTAAAAGGGCCGAGCTTCCACCAATCATAGACACGATTCCAAATGTCAAAAGCGAACGTGCATAAGATGATGGAGTGCTCTACTGATTCCAAACCATTGTCACAAACCGGACAACGTACCGTACCCAAGTCCATACCTCTCTTGTCGAGTTCAACTCTTGTAGGTAACCTTTTGTGTCGAGTACGCCAAATAAACAACTCAACTTTGAGGGGGACCAGTTTGTTGCGCAGCGACTTTATGCTCACGGTTGCGATGTCAGGGCTGCTCCGGACCAGAATATCCGTAAGCTTGTGAACCGAAAACGAGCCATCCTTACTCCAAGACCATGACCATTCTTCTTTACCTGAGCTACACGGGACAAAACTA is from Rutidosis leptorrhynchoides isolate AG116_Rl617_1_P2 chromosome 10, CSIRO_AGI_Rlap_v1, whole genome shotgun sequence and encodes:
- the LOC139871121 gene encoding uncharacterized protein, coding for MVLKDKFNRLYRLHTNKFATILDRARCEGGNFHATWCWSRDISGRLVGDLTTLTNLLSSFVPCSSGKEEWSWSWSKDGSFSVHKLTDILVRSSPDIATVSIKSLRNKLVPLKVELFIWRTRHKRLPTRVELDKRGMDLGTVRCPVCDNGLESVEHSIILCTFAFDIWNRVYDWWKLGPFTNLGINESFLGNGYNFTSDLGKLLWQATEWVTGYMIWKSRNAFTFTKIKPTCAMVFKDIQLKCFEWFSNRIKGTNIEWDVWLANPRGYDSLALSSRRFGIG